From the genome of Papaver somniferum cultivar HN1 chromosome 2, ASM357369v1, whole genome shotgun sequence, one region includes:
- the LOC113349098 gene encoding protein CURVATURE THYLAKOID 1C, chloroplastic-like — MASITSITTPTPSLILQGRKTLFRPLQQVQVSATGGKRRSIAFVVKATRESSDSSPSIVEFVQNAWINSEDRIAIVGLGFAGVVGLWASANVVSAVDKIPILPSTLEFIGILFSWWFTYRYLLFKPDREELSQIVKKSILEVLGQ; from the exons ATCCTCCAAGGAAGAAAAACCCTTTTCAGACCACTTCAACAAGTACAAGTTTCTGCTACTGGAG GAAAACGAAGATCTATTGCATTTGTTGTTAAGGCTACACGGGAAAGCTCTGATTCCTCCCCGAGTATTGTAGAATTTGTACAAAATGCT TGGATCAACTCAGAAGATCGAATTGCTATTGTTGGTTTGGGATTTGCAGGAGTTGTAGGTTTATGGGCATCAGCTAATGTTGTCTCG GCCGTTGACAAGATTCCTATTCTCCCAAGTACACTGGAATTCATCGGGATATTATTTTCTTGG TGGTTCACCTATCGATATCTCTTGTTCAAGCCTGACAG GGAAGAGCTTTCACAAATCGTCAAAAAATCAATTTTAGAAGTGTTAGGGCAGTGA
- the LOC113349097 gene encoding uncharacterized protein LOC113349097 isoform X2, with protein sequence MTFSHTEWQLQQMIRFGNNSLVVSDSRFGMNKLKYPVLSLLVFDSENKAIPVAWILTSRFGNESTHKWVRALYKKVHSKDPTWKLGGFVVDDPSADVHAIREVFRCSILICFWRVRHAWHKHLVKKCPETEMRCEMFKRLGQAVYSVCQGYGDLNLFKDFMEDFVDCPDFLEYYKANWLPRIGLWISALKNLPLASQETCAALECYHHQLKLRLLNEKDPKVYQRTDWLVEKLSTKVHSYFWLDGYKGKEDFARYRKDEWMSGLTSWRRALQIPDADVTFEGGYAKVISQHDQEKAHFVWNPGCEFAMCDCNWSRMGNLCKHVIKVSKICRSKGSAKMSISLYKYRQTLINMLHCPPHDSLIRDHAISLAVCVQMQLNSLIGPESCRSEVHSVEKRSTGTGPSNSRIEEGNLRNDAAESTSEMQIDHLESENGVCGEVEGELIGSSEMDVDQLHSNYDRVIVTSNVQSENILSSVGINSSVGSESQGYVAGNTSGEKISDQVASETVVCVEVVEKAAGTIEIDDGTSPSVKLDPHQIQSSGDNLVVEKDMNSNVAELGKRKRTRGSTSRMSLRVIEAVKNVVHSIEKRSTGRGSSNSRVEKGNQLNDLGDSTSEMQTDRLVSENGACGELGSNEMDVDQLHSSNGGVVVTKNVQSESILSSVGTDSSVGGESQGYVAGDTSGEQVASENVVCVCVEAVEKATGPIEIDDDTSPSVKLDPHQIHVSGGNSLVEEDMNSNDAELGKRERTRGTTSRTSLRVREAVSNTVEAVKTRSMIKYSRTRSSTVRVVDSGMAGEKGVG encoded by the exons ATGACCTTCTCACACACAG AATGGCAGTTGCAGCAAATGATTCGGTTTGGCAATAACAGCCTCGTGGTATCTGATTCGAGATTTGGAATGAATAAATTGAAG taTCCCGTTCTCAGTCTCTTGGTGTTTGACTCGGAAAACAAAGCTATTCCAGTTGCTTGGATTCTTACTTCACGGTTTGGAAATGAGAGCACCCACAAGTGGGTTAGGGCTCTTTATAAGAAAGTCCATTCAAAAGATCCTACATGGAAGTTGGGTGGGTTTGTGGTGGATGAtccttctgcagatgttcatgccatcAG GGAAGTATTTCGTTGTTCTATATTGATATGCTTTTGGCGGGTTCGTCATGCTTGGCACAAACACCTAGTGAAGAAATGTCCAGAAACTGAGATGCGCTGTGAGATGTTTAAACGCCTTGGTCAGGCAGTATATAGTGTCTGTCAAGGATATGGTGATCTGAATTTGTTTAAGGACTTCATGGAAGATTTTGTCGACTGCCCAGatttcttagagtactacaaggCAAACTGGCTTCCAAGAATAG GATTGTGGATAAGTGCACTGAAAAATTTGCCGCTTGCCAGCCAGGAGACTTGTGCAGCTTTGGAGTGTTACCATCACCAACTGAAGCTCAGGTTGTTAAATGAGAAGGATCCGAAAGTTTACCAACGCACCGATTGGCTTGTTGAGAAGCTGAGTACTAAAGTGCATTCTTATTTCTGGCTTGATGGGTATAAAGGAAAAGAAGATTTTGCACGATACAGGAAAGACGAGTGGATGAGTGGTTTGACATCATGGCGCCGAGCATTGCAGATACCTGACGCTGATGTTACTTTTGAAGGTGGATATGCAAAAGTAATAAGCCAGCATGATCAAGAGAAGGCTCATTTTGTTTGGAACCCAGGTTGTGAATTTGCAATGTGTGACTGCAACTGGTCTAGAATGGGTAATCTTTGCAAGCACGTAATAAAGGTGAGTAAAATCTGTCGAAGTAAGGGGTCTGCCAAAATGTCTATCAGCCTTTATAAGTATAGGCAGACTCTGATAAATATGCTGCATTGTCCACCGCATGATTCTTTGATTCGGGATCACGCGATTTCTCTAGCTGTTTGCGTCCAAATGCAACTAAATTCATTAATTGGTCCAGAGAGTTGCCGAAGTGAGGTTCATTCTGTTGAGAAGCGAAGTACTGGCACTGGTCCATCCAATTCTAGAATTGAAGAAGGGAATCTAAGAAATGACGCCGCTGAGTCTACTAGTGAGATGCAGATTGATCACTTGGAAAGTGAAAATGGTGTTTGTGGTGAAGTTGAAGGTGAACTAATAGGTTCCAGTGAGATGGATGTTGATCAATTACATAGTAATTACGATAGGGTAATTGTAACTAGCAATGTGCAATCTGAAAATATATTATCTTCTGTTGGAATCAATTCTAGTGTTGGGAGTGAGTCACAAGGTTATGTTGCAGGTAATACTTCTGGTGAGAAGATAAGTGATCAAGTTGCTAGTGAAACTGTGGTCTGTGTTGAGGTTGTGGAGAAAGCAGCTGGTACCATTGAGATTGATGATGGTACATCACCGTCAGTAAAGCTAGATCCTCATCAGATTCAATCTTCTGGTGATAACTTAGTAGTCGAGAAAGACATGAATTCGAATGTTGCAGAACTTGGCAAGAGAAAGAGAACTAGAGGTAGTACCTCAAGGATGAGTTTACGGGTCATAGAAGCTGTCAAGAATGTGGTTCATTCTATTGAGAAGCGAAGTACTGGCAGGGGTTCATCCAATTCTAGAGTTGAAAAAGGGAATCAACTAAATGACCTTGGTGATTCTACTAGTGAGATGCAGACTGATCGCTTGGTGAGTGAAAATGGCGCTTGTGGTGAACTAGGTTCCAATGAGATGGATGTCGATCAGTTACATAGTAGCAACGGTGGAGTAGTTGTAACTAAAAATGTGCAATCTGAGAGTATATTATCTTCTGTTGGAACTGATTCTAGTGTTGGGGGCGAGTCACAAGGTTATGTTGCGGGTGATACTTCTGGTGAACAAGTTGCTAGTGAAAATGTCGTATGTGTTTGTGTTGAGGCTGTGGAGAAAGCAACTGGTCCCATTGAGATTGATGATGATACATCACCGTCAGTAAAGCTAGATCCTCATCAGATTCATGTTTCTGGTGGTAACTCATTAGTCGAGGAAGACATGAATTCTAATGATGCAGAACTTGGCAAGAGAGAAAGAACTAGAGGTACTACCTCAAGGACGAGTTTACGGGTCAGAGAAGCTGTCAGCAATACGGTTGAAGCTGTCAAGACTCGTAGCATGATTAAGTACAGCCGGACCCGTTCTTCTACTGTGCGTGTTGTGGATAGTGGAATGGCTGGTGAAAAGGGTGTTGGTTGA
- the LOC113349097 gene encoding uncharacterized protein LOC113349097 isoform X1 encodes MLRWDEIFSLPVQSPPTLEFSAADLVWSKVVGWRDKIDRVARIPYPRVGDFVRGESANEECPTRFHVEARRKRPPEMHCKQKVDGILEYILYWCSFGPDDHRKGGIVRPSRSTYVPKKKSAGRPNTKRGCVCHFIVKRLIADPSIALIIYNQDKHVDKSEQPCHGPQDQKSVGTRAAFAPYISDDFRLRVLSLLHVGVSVETIMQRHNEFVEKQGGPLNRDDLLTHRYVRRLERSIRRSNYELDEDDMVSIGMWVESHQSHVFFYEDFTDEDPFVLGIQTEWQLQQMIRFGNNSLVVSDSRFGMNKLKYPVLSLLVFDSENKAIPVAWILTSRFGNESTHKWVRALYKKVHSKDPTWKLGGFVVDDPSADVHAIREVFRCSILICFWRVRHAWHKHLVKKCPETEMRCEMFKRLGQAVYSVCQGYGDLNLFKDFMEDFVDCPDFLEYYKANWLPRIGLWISALKNLPLASQETCAALECYHHQLKLRLLNEKDPKVYQRTDWLVEKLSTKVHSYFWLDGYKGKEDFARYRKDEWMSGLTSWRRALQIPDADVTFEGGYAKVISQHDQEKAHFVWNPGCEFAMCDCNWSRMGNLCKHVIKVSKICRSKGSAKMSISLYKYRQTLINMLHCPPHDSLIRDHAISLAVCVQMQLNSLIGPESCRSEVHSVEKRSTGTGPSNSRIEEGNLRNDAAESTSEMQIDHLESENGVCGEVEGELIGSSEMDVDQLHSNYDRVIVTSNVQSENILSSVGINSSVGSESQGYVAGNTSGEKISDQVASETVVCVEVVEKAAGTIEIDDGTSPSVKLDPHQIQSSGDNLVVEKDMNSNVAELGKRKRTRGSTSRMSLRVIEAVKNVVHSIEKRSTGRGSSNSRVEKGNQLNDLGDSTSEMQTDRLVSENGACGELGSNEMDVDQLHSSNGGVVVTKNVQSESILSSVGTDSSVGGESQGYVAGDTSGEQVASENVVCVCVEAVEKATGPIEIDDDTSPSVKLDPHQIHVSGGNSLVEEDMNSNDAELGKRERTRGTTSRTSLRVREAVSNTVEAVKTRSMIKYSRTRSSTVRVVDSGMAGEKGVG; translated from the exons ATGCTGAGGTGGGATGAGATATTCTCTCTTCCGGTACAGAGTCCTCCAACATTGGAATTCTCTGCTGCTGATCTCGTCTGGTCTAAAGTGGTAGGTTGGCGTGACAAGATTGATAGAGTTGCTCGAATTCCCTATCCAAGGGTTGGTGACTTTGTGAGAGGTGAATCGGCAAATGAAGAATGCCCCACCAGATTTCATGTCGAGGCAAGGAGAAAAAGACCTCCGGAGATGCATTGCAAACAGAAAGTTGATGGCATTCTCGAATATATTCT GTATTGGTGCTCCTTTGGTCCGGACGATCACAGGAAAGGAGGGATTGTACGACCTAGCAGGAGTACTTACGTTCCGAAAAAGAAATCTGCTGGCAGACCAAATACAAAGAGAGGATGTGTTTGTCATTTTATTGTGAAGCGCTTAATTGCAGACCCATCAATCGCGCTTATCATTTATAATCAGGATAAGCATGTTGACAAGAGTGAGCAACCTTGCCATGGTCCACAAGATCAGAAATCTGTTGGAACTAGGGCAGCATTCGCTCCTTATATCTCAGATGATTTTCGTCTACGAGTTTTATCGCTGCTTCATGTTGGAGTTTCAGTGGAAACAATAATGCAAAGACACAATGAATTTGTTGAGAAGCAAGGAGGCCCTCTAAACCGTGATGACCTTCTCACACACAGGTATGTACGGAGATTAGAGAGGTCTATCCGTCGTTCCAACTACGAATTGGATGAAGATGACATGGTTAGCATCGGCATGTGGGTTGAAAGCCACCAGAGTCATGTTTTCTTTTACGAAGATTTTACTGATGAAGACCCTTTCGTTCTTGGCATCCAAACAGAATGGCAGTTGCAGCAAATGATTCGGTTTGGCAATAACAGCCTCGTGGTATCTGATTCGAGATTTGGAATGAATAAATTGAAG taTCCCGTTCTCAGTCTCTTGGTGTTTGACTCGGAAAACAAAGCTATTCCAGTTGCTTGGATTCTTACTTCACGGTTTGGAAATGAGAGCACCCACAAGTGGGTTAGGGCTCTTTATAAGAAAGTCCATTCAAAAGATCCTACATGGAAGTTGGGTGGGTTTGTGGTGGATGAtccttctgcagatgttcatgccatcAG GGAAGTATTTCGTTGTTCTATATTGATATGCTTTTGGCGGGTTCGTCATGCTTGGCACAAACACCTAGTGAAGAAATGTCCAGAAACTGAGATGCGCTGTGAGATGTTTAAACGCCTTGGTCAGGCAGTATATAGTGTCTGTCAAGGATATGGTGATCTGAATTTGTTTAAGGACTTCATGGAAGATTTTGTCGACTGCCCAGatttcttagagtactacaaggCAAACTGGCTTCCAAGAATAG GATTGTGGATAAGTGCACTGAAAAATTTGCCGCTTGCCAGCCAGGAGACTTGTGCAGCTTTGGAGTGTTACCATCACCAACTGAAGCTCAGGTTGTTAAATGAGAAGGATCCGAAAGTTTACCAACGCACCGATTGGCTTGTTGAGAAGCTGAGTACTAAAGTGCATTCTTATTTCTGGCTTGATGGGTATAAAGGAAAAGAAGATTTTGCACGATACAGGAAAGACGAGTGGATGAGTGGTTTGACATCATGGCGCCGAGCATTGCAGATACCTGACGCTGATGTTACTTTTGAAGGTGGATATGCAAAAGTAATAAGCCAGCATGATCAAGAGAAGGCTCATTTTGTTTGGAACCCAGGTTGTGAATTTGCAATGTGTGACTGCAACTGGTCTAGAATGGGTAATCTTTGCAAGCACGTAATAAAGGTGAGTAAAATCTGTCGAAGTAAGGGGTCTGCCAAAATGTCTATCAGCCTTTATAAGTATAGGCAGACTCTGATAAATATGCTGCATTGTCCACCGCATGATTCTTTGATTCGGGATCACGCGATTTCTCTAGCTGTTTGCGTCCAAATGCAACTAAATTCATTAATTGGTCCAGAGAGTTGCCGAAGTGAGGTTCATTCTGTTGAGAAGCGAAGTACTGGCACTGGTCCATCCAATTCTAGAATTGAAGAAGGGAATCTAAGAAATGACGCCGCTGAGTCTACTAGTGAGATGCAGATTGATCACTTGGAAAGTGAAAATGGTGTTTGTGGTGAAGTTGAAGGTGAACTAATAGGTTCCAGTGAGATGGATGTTGATCAATTACATAGTAATTACGATAGGGTAATTGTAACTAGCAATGTGCAATCTGAAAATATATTATCTTCTGTTGGAATCAATTCTAGTGTTGGGAGTGAGTCACAAGGTTATGTTGCAGGTAATACTTCTGGTGAGAAGATAAGTGATCAAGTTGCTAGTGAAACTGTGGTCTGTGTTGAGGTTGTGGAGAAAGCAGCTGGTACCATTGAGATTGATGATGGTACATCACCGTCAGTAAAGCTAGATCCTCATCAGATTCAATCTTCTGGTGATAACTTAGTAGTCGAGAAAGACATGAATTCGAATGTTGCAGAACTTGGCAAGAGAAAGAGAACTAGAGGTAGTACCTCAAGGATGAGTTTACGGGTCATAGAAGCTGTCAAGAATGTGGTTCATTCTATTGAGAAGCGAAGTACTGGCAGGGGTTCATCCAATTCTAGAGTTGAAAAAGGGAATCAACTAAATGACCTTGGTGATTCTACTAGTGAGATGCAGACTGATCGCTTGGTGAGTGAAAATGGCGCTTGTGGTGAACTAGGTTCCAATGAGATGGATGTCGATCAGTTACATAGTAGCAACGGTGGAGTAGTTGTAACTAAAAATGTGCAATCTGAGAGTATATTATCTTCTGTTGGAACTGATTCTAGTGTTGGGGGCGAGTCACAAGGTTATGTTGCGGGTGATACTTCTGGTGAACAAGTTGCTAGTGAAAATGTCGTATGTGTTTGTGTTGAGGCTGTGGAGAAAGCAACTGGTCCCATTGAGATTGATGATGATACATCACCGTCAGTAAAGCTAGATCCTCATCAGATTCATGTTTCTGGTGGTAACTCATTAGTCGAGGAAGACATGAATTCTAATGATGCAGAACTTGGCAAGAGAGAAAGAACTAGAGGTACTACCTCAAGGACGAGTTTACGGGTCAGAGAAGCTGTCAGCAATACGGTTGAAGCTGTCAAGACTCGTAGCATGATTAAGTACAGCCGGACCCGTTCTTCTACTGTGCGTGTTGTGGATAGTGGAATGGCTGGTGAAAAGGGTGTTGGTTGA